One window of the Salvia miltiorrhiza cultivar Shanhuang (shh) chromosome 6, IMPLAD_Smil_shh, whole genome shotgun sequence genome contains the following:
- the LOC130988900 gene encoding bZIP transcription factor TGA10-like isoform X3 codes for MGRLKIGSKESGAYDLGDLDQALFLYLDGQDHSAAQDQRQNSGMRPHTLNIFPSEPMHVEPSPKGGSGSKKLSEPSNPRNDVQEPAKVVKREGNRKGPTSSSEQDGPKTPDPKTLRRLAQNREAARKSRLRKKAYVQQLETSRMKLTQLEHEIQRARAQGFFLGGNANAAGEQGLPCTNITSDAAWFDMEYARWLEEHHRLTVELRSAVHEHRPEDELGILIDNCLAHYDQIISLKNVIVKSDVFHIVSGMWRTPAERCFLWIGGFRPSELIKIILNQVEPLTEQQMVGIYGLQQSTQEAEEALTHGLDALNQSLTETIVCDTLTLPPNMNTYMAQMAVAINKLTTLEGFVTQADNLRQQTLHRLQQVLTTRQAARCFLAIGEYFHRLRALSSLWLSRPRQD; via the exons ATGGGAAGGCTTAAAATAGG AAGCAAAGAATCTGGCGCTTACGACTTAGGCGACTTGGATCAAGCTCTCTTTCTATACCTCGACGGCCAAGATCACTCTGCAGCTCAAGACCAACGAC AGAATTCTGGGATGAGGCCACACACTCTAAACATTTTCCCCTCTGAGCCCATGCATGTAGAGCCATCACCAAAg GGAGGCAGTGGTTCGAAGAAATTATCTGAGCCATCTAACCCTAGAAATGATGTTCAAGAACCGGCCAAAGTAGTTAAG CGTGAGGGAAACCGTAAAGGGCCTACCTCAAGTTCAGAGCAAGATGGTCCAAAAACACCTGATCCAaag ACTTTAAGGAGGCTTGCTCAGAATAGAGAAGCAGCTAGGAAAAGCAGGCTTAGGAAAAAG GCTTATGTTCAGCAGCTGGAGACAAGTAGAATGAAGCTTACTCAATTAGAACATGAAATCCAAAGAGCTAGAGCACAG GGATTTTTCTTAGGTGGAAATGCTAATGCAGCAGGAGAGCAAGGCCTTCCTTGTACCAACATAACTTCAG ATGCCGCGTGGTTCGACATGGAGTATGCACGGTGGCTGGAGGAGCACCACCGCCTGACGGTGGAACTGAGGAGTGCCGTCCACGAGCACCGGCCGGAAGACGAGCTCGGCATTCTGATAGACAACTGCCTAGCACACTACGATCAGATCATCAGCCTCAAGAACGTGATCGTCAAGTCGGACGTCTTCCACATCGTCTCCGGCATGTGGCGGACCCCAGCGGAGCGCTGCTTCTTGTGGATTGGCGGTTTCCGGCCGTCGGAGCTCATTAAG ATAATCTTGAACCAGGTGGAGCCATTGACGGAGCAGCAAATGGTGGGGATATATGGACTGCAGCAATCAACACAGGAAGCAGAAGAGGCTCTCACTCATGGGCTGGACGCATTGAATCAATCTCTCACTGAAACCATAGTTTGCGACACTCTCACTCTTCCACCAAACATGAACACATACATGGCGCAGATGGCTGTCGCCATTAACAAACTCACAACTCTCGAGGGTTTTGTTACACAG GCTGATAACCTGAGGCAACAAACCCTTCACCGGCTTCAGCAAGTTCTGACGACCCGGCAAGCGGCGCGGTGTTTTCTAGCGATCGGCGAGTACTTCCACCGGCTCCGCGCCCTCAGCTCCCTCTGGCTGAGCCGGCCCCGCCAGGACTAA
- the LOC130988900 gene encoding bZIP transcription factor TGA10-like isoform X1, with translation MASNKVSSSSSDHHHSTQLVQHHEMQHNDQINHHQNNNHMMFSFGMMQSSSSSIPVPFNISKESGAYDLGDLDQALFLYLDGQDHSAAQDQRQNSGMRPHTLNIFPSEPMHVEPSPKGGSGSKKLSEPSNPRNDVQEPAKVVKREGNRKGPTSSSEQDGPKTPDPKTLRRLAQNREAARKSRLRKKAYVQQLETSRMKLTQLEHEIQRARAQGFFLGGNANAAGEQGLPCTNITSDAAWFDMEYARWLEEHHRLTVELRSAVHEHRPEDELGILIDNCLAHYDQIISLKNVIVKSDVFHIVSGMWRTPAERCFLWIGGFRPSELIKIILNQVEPLTEQQMVGIYGLQQSTQEAEEALTHGLDALNQSLTETIVCDTLTLPPNMNTYMAQMAVAINKLTTLEGFVTQADNLRQQTLHRLQQVLTTRQAARCFLAIGEYFHRLRALSSLWLSRPRQD, from the exons atggcTTCTAACAAagtcagcagcagcagcagcgaccATCATCACTCTACACAATTAGTTCAACATCATGAGATGCAGCACAATGATCAAatcaatcatcatcaaaatAATAATCACATGATGTTTTCGTTTGGGATGATGCAATCATCCTCATCATCCATACCCGTACCCTTCAATAT AAGCAAAGAATCTGGCGCTTACGACTTAGGCGACTTGGATCAAGCTCTCTTTCTATACCTCGACGGCCAAGATCACTCTGCAGCTCAAGACCAACGAC AGAATTCTGGGATGAGGCCACACACTCTAAACATTTTCCCCTCTGAGCCCATGCATGTAGAGCCATCACCAAAg GGAGGCAGTGGTTCGAAGAAATTATCTGAGCCATCTAACCCTAGAAATGATGTTCAAGAACCGGCCAAAGTAGTTAAG CGTGAGGGAAACCGTAAAGGGCCTACCTCAAGTTCAGAGCAAGATGGTCCAAAAACACCTGATCCAaag ACTTTAAGGAGGCTTGCTCAGAATAGAGAAGCAGCTAGGAAAAGCAGGCTTAGGAAAAAG GCTTATGTTCAGCAGCTGGAGACAAGTAGAATGAAGCTTACTCAATTAGAACATGAAATCCAAAGAGCTAGAGCACAG GGATTTTTCTTAGGTGGAAATGCTAATGCAGCAGGAGAGCAAGGCCTTCCTTGTACCAACATAACTTCAG ATGCCGCGTGGTTCGACATGGAGTATGCACGGTGGCTGGAGGAGCACCACCGCCTGACGGTGGAACTGAGGAGTGCCGTCCACGAGCACCGGCCGGAAGACGAGCTCGGCATTCTGATAGACAACTGCCTAGCACACTACGATCAGATCATCAGCCTCAAGAACGTGATCGTCAAGTCGGACGTCTTCCACATCGTCTCCGGCATGTGGCGGACCCCAGCGGAGCGCTGCTTCTTGTGGATTGGCGGTTTCCGGCCGTCGGAGCTCATTAAG ATAATCTTGAACCAGGTGGAGCCATTGACGGAGCAGCAAATGGTGGGGATATATGGACTGCAGCAATCAACACAGGAAGCAGAAGAGGCTCTCACTCATGGGCTGGACGCATTGAATCAATCTCTCACTGAAACCATAGTTTGCGACACTCTCACTCTTCCACCAAACATGAACACATACATGGCGCAGATGGCTGTCGCCATTAACAAACTCACAACTCTCGAGGGTTTTGTTACACAG GCTGATAACCTGAGGCAACAAACCCTTCACCGGCTTCAGCAAGTTCTGACGACCCGGCAAGCGGCGCGGTGTTTTCTAGCGATCGGCGAGTACTTCCACCGGCTCCGCGCCCTCAGCTCCCTCTGGCTGAGCCGGCCCCGCCAGGACTAA
- the LOC130988900 gene encoding bZIP transcription factor TGA10-like isoform X2: MASNKVSSSSSDHHHSTQLVQHHEMQHNDQINHHQNNNHMMFSFGMMQSSSSSIPVPFNISKESGAYDLGDLDQALFLYLDGQDHSAAQDQRQNSGMRPHTLNIFPSEPMHVEPSPKGGSGSKKLSEPSNPRNDVQEPAKVVKREGNRKGPTSSSEQDGPKTPDPKTLRRLAQNREAARKSRLRKKAYVQQLETSRMKLTQLEHEIQRARAQGFFLGGNANAAGEQGLPCTNITSDAAWFDMEYARWLEEHHRLTVELRSAVHEHRPEDELGILIDNCLAHYDQIISLKNVIVKSDVFHIVSGMWRTPAERCFLWIGGFRPSELIKIILNQVEPLTEQQMVGIYGLQQSTQEAEEALTHGLDALNQSLTETIVCDTLTLPPNMNTYMAQMAVAINKLTTLEGFVTQVSRIKFGQHIFL; encoded by the exons atggcTTCTAACAAagtcagcagcagcagcagcgaccATCATCACTCTACACAATTAGTTCAACATCATGAGATGCAGCACAATGATCAAatcaatcatcatcaaaatAATAATCACATGATGTTTTCGTTTGGGATGATGCAATCATCCTCATCATCCATACCCGTACCCTTCAATAT AAGCAAAGAATCTGGCGCTTACGACTTAGGCGACTTGGATCAAGCTCTCTTTCTATACCTCGACGGCCAAGATCACTCTGCAGCTCAAGACCAACGAC AGAATTCTGGGATGAGGCCACACACTCTAAACATTTTCCCCTCTGAGCCCATGCATGTAGAGCCATCACCAAAg GGAGGCAGTGGTTCGAAGAAATTATCTGAGCCATCTAACCCTAGAAATGATGTTCAAGAACCGGCCAAAGTAGTTAAG CGTGAGGGAAACCGTAAAGGGCCTACCTCAAGTTCAGAGCAAGATGGTCCAAAAACACCTGATCCAaag ACTTTAAGGAGGCTTGCTCAGAATAGAGAAGCAGCTAGGAAAAGCAGGCTTAGGAAAAAG GCTTATGTTCAGCAGCTGGAGACAAGTAGAATGAAGCTTACTCAATTAGAACATGAAATCCAAAGAGCTAGAGCACAG GGATTTTTCTTAGGTGGAAATGCTAATGCAGCAGGAGAGCAAGGCCTTCCTTGTACCAACATAACTTCAG ATGCCGCGTGGTTCGACATGGAGTATGCACGGTGGCTGGAGGAGCACCACCGCCTGACGGTGGAACTGAGGAGTGCCGTCCACGAGCACCGGCCGGAAGACGAGCTCGGCATTCTGATAGACAACTGCCTAGCACACTACGATCAGATCATCAGCCTCAAGAACGTGATCGTCAAGTCGGACGTCTTCCACATCGTCTCCGGCATGTGGCGGACCCCAGCGGAGCGCTGCTTCTTGTGGATTGGCGGTTTCCGGCCGTCGGAGCTCATTAAG ATAATCTTGAACCAGGTGGAGCCATTGACGGAGCAGCAAATGGTGGGGATATATGGACTGCAGCAATCAACACAGGAAGCAGAAGAGGCTCTCACTCATGGGCTGGACGCATTGAATCAATCTCTCACTGAAACCATAGTTTGCGACACTCTCACTCTTCCACCAAACATGAACACATACATGGCGCAGATGGCTGTCGCCATTAACAAACTCACAACTCTCGAGGGTTTTGTTACACAG GTAAGCCGTATAAAATTCGGGCAACACATTTTCCTTTGA